The sequence below is a genomic window from Deltaproteobacteria bacterium.
CGTGGTCTACGAGGCCTCCCACCTCCGTCTCGAGCGCCGCTTCGCGATCAAGTTCCTGTACCGGCGCTGGGCCGCGAATGCCGAGGCCGTGGCACGGATGAAACGCGAGGCGGAGATCACGAGCCGCCTCTCGCATCCGAACATCGTCGAGATCGTCGACTTCAACTACTCCGACGACGGCACGCCGTTCATCGTGATGGAGCTTCTGCAAGGAGAGTCCCTGGCGGAGCGGCTGAAACGGGTAGGGACGATCTCCGACCTAGCCGAGGTGGCTGGAACCATTCTCCCGGTCATTGCCGCACTGACGGCCGCCCACGAGAAGGGGATCGTCCACCGCGACCTGAAGCCCAGCAACATCTTCCTCTGTCGGGGACCGGAGGCGCAGGAGATTGTGAAGGTGGTGGACTTCGGCATCGCCAAGATCTCGGCCCCGGTGCGCGCGACCGGCCGGAAGCGCCCCGCCGAGGAGATCACCCGGATTCGCTCGGTGATCGGCACGCCGAAGTACATGTCTCCCGAGCAGGCTCTCGGGCGCTCTTCGGAGGTGGATCGTCGCGCCGACATCTTCGCCCTGGGTGCCATCCTCTTTCGGATGCTGAGCGGCGTCGCCCCGTTCGAAGGGGCCACCGCCGAGGAGACGATGGACCGCGTGGCCCGCGGCCAGCCTCTGGAAAACGACCGGTGGCGGGCCGTCCCGCGGACGCAGCGAGAGGCGATTCTCCGGGCGCTGAGCAAGGACCCGGACAAGAGGCAGCAGTCCGCGCGCCAGCTCGGCGAGGAGCTCGCGCTGAGCAGCTTCGTCGAGGGCCCGCGAGCCACCATCAGCGCCACCGAGAACGTGCACCGTCGGCCCGGGAAGGGGCTCCCTCACCACCGGCGGCTGCTTCTCGCGACGCTGTCGGCGACCGTCGCTGTCGGCGCGGTCGCAAGCTACGTCGCGGTTTCCCGCCGCGACCGCGTGCCGCAGAAGGCGCCAGTAGTCGCGCGCGCAGCCCCGGATGCCCTCGCGGCCGATGGGTCGCTCGGCGCCATCAGGGTGCCGGAGGTCCGCCGCGACGCTGCGGCGACCCACGCTGCGAACGACGGGCTGGTGCGCGGGCCATCTGTGGAAGCCCGTCGGCCGCCGTCCCGGAGCGCCCGGTCGAGCCCCCGGCATTCGCGCCACCTCGCAGGGCCCAGAGCCTGGGGATCGATGATCATCCAGAGCAAGCTCAAGGAGACGGGCCAGTATCTCTGGGCCGAGGTCTTCCTCGACGGAAAGCACGTGGGTCAGACGGCCATGACCCTGGAGAAGGTGAGCGAGGGCCTGCACAAGGTGGAGGTGCGCCGAGCTGGCTACCTCTCCTCGCTCCGCCGGGCCAGGGTTCGCCCGGGAAAGAAGACCGTGGTCCGCTTCGAGCTAGAACGCGCGGGCCCGGCTCAGTAGGCGATCCCCACCGCCAGGCCCAGAGCGCGCGACGCGATAGACACCCTGCCTGGCCTCGCGGAGGGGCCGCGCGCCTCGAGCCAGTAGAGGATCGCCGTACCGACCGCCGTGGCCGCGGCCAGGCCCCAGGTGACGTTGGCGATCAGCGCCTTGCGGTGCGCAGCGTCATACAGCTCTCGGTATCGCGCCAGGTCTCCGGCTCGCGCCACGCGCGTGCGGTCTTCGCAGGCCCGGGCGGAGTCGCCGAGGAGGTCGCAGGCCGAGCCGCGGTCCGCGTTGGCCGACAGGCCGAGGCCGAGCGCCACTCCCGCGGAAGCCACGGCCGCGGCTCCCACCACCCAGGTCCACAACCGGCGCGGACGACGGGCAGCCGGGGCGGTGCCGGGTCCATCGTGCAGCGGGACGTGCGGCCCGGAGCGATCGGAGGTGAGGTTGCGCGACGGAGTCAGGCCGGCCACGGCCAGTCGAGAGGTCTGTCCGGGGACGATCCGTACCGACGAACGGTGCAGGCTCTCGCCGCGCGGTCCTCGGATCTCCACCACGTGATCCCCCGGTGGCAGGCGCTGCCGAAGGGGCGCCTTGCCGGCGGCGCGGCCTCCCACCCAGACGAGAATGTCCCCGCGGTCCGCAGAGACCTCGAGCTGCCCGTCGAGAGAACGGCGCACGGAGCGAAAGAGCTCTACGAAGGAGGGCTTGTAGTGCTGTTCGTCCAGGTCTACCTGGGGGTCATGGGAGAGCGCATCCCGGAAGGACGCGCGCGCTTCTTCCTCCCGGTTCTCAGCCGCGTAGTTGAGGCCCAGCTGGAGGGAGATCCGGCTCAGCAGCGCCGGTTTGCGGGCGAGCTGGCGAGCCCGCGCGAGCTGCTTTCTCGCCGCGGCGAAGGCGCCGTCGGTGAACGCGGTGATCGCCTGCGACAGGAGCCTGGCCGCCGCGGCGTCCTGGTCCTGTGCGAAAGCAGACCGCACGGGCGTCGCCGTCAGCGCGCCCGCGAGCAGGAGGACCCCCAGCCGAGCGAACCGCGGAAGGGACAATGGGCGGCGCGTCATTCGTCTCTCGGGCCTGCGTCGGGTGGGCTCTCCCTGCGAAAGAACGTGCGGAGAGAGACGTCCAGGTCGTCCTGGATCAGGCGAAAGATGGTGCTCCATTCCTCGTCGGGGATCCTCAGGCGCTCGCCCATGCCCTGCCGCGTCCTCTGCAGCAGCGTGCGCTTGATCTCCACGAGCCAGCGCAGGGCAGTCGAATGGTGCACGCGATAGATGGCGCCCACCTGCTGCAACGATAGTTCGTCCACATAGCGCTGCTTGAGGAGGTTCATCGCTCGGGCGTCGAGGGCGCCGATGGCCTGACGGAAGGCCTCCCGGAAGGCGATCAGGTAGACCTGTTTCGAGCGGGAGAGCTCGACGCCCGTGCGGTGATCGACGAGCTTGTCCGCGAGCAGCTCGCTCGAGGGGACGGTCCGCTTCTCCTGGCCGAGGGCCCGGCGCGCGACGCGGGAGGTGACCACGCGGAGCCACTGCGAGAGCTTGCCGAGGCCGTGGTACGTGGTGATCGAGGGTGGGCGATCGCCAGCTCCGACGAGGAGCTCGATCACCAGCTGGTCCTGCACCTCCTCCTTCAACGGGTCCTTCAGCCGCAGCCGGTGGAGCGTGGAGGCGATCACCGGGAGGTAGTGCGCGTGGAAGGCGGTCACCGCCTCGATATCGCCTTCGGCGCAGGCCTGGCAGAAGCGCAGGTCCTCGGTGCGCCAGCCTCGCAGGGCCTGTTCCAGCTCGGCGGTCTGCGGCAGTCGCGCGGCGAGGTAGCGATACCAGCGCGGGCGATCCGGGATCGACCAGGAGTCTCCCGATTCCGCGCGGGCGATCGCCTCGCCGAGGAGCGAGGTGAGCTGCGCCGAGCTTCGGATCTGCGAGCGGACGGGCTCGTCCAGCAGCTCCCAGAACGACGCGTCCATCGGCGGTCTCGCGCTCATCGAGCGTCAGGTGGCCTGCAGGCAGTGACGAGGAGAACCGGTCCGTTCGAGGTCTCTCGGGATTGAAAGTCCACCGCGTCGTCGGAGTTGGGCGCGAGCAGGAGGGTAAAGGGCCCATTTCCTTTCACCGCGCCGCCGAGGTCGACCGTGACGTCGCCCAGGTTCGTTTGCCCGAGGTTGGCGAGTAGCGGACCGGTCGGCGGTGGTCGGGTGTTCCAGGTCACGGCGCTCTCCAGCCAGGAGCTGGACGTGGCGTAGAACTCCGGACCATCTACCGTGGCATTGGTAACGTTGAGCCGCACCTGGACCCTCGCGGCGGGACCCGAGATGCCGGCCACTTCGAAGCGGATGAGGGATTGCACGGGATACGCCGAGTCGACCTGGAGCTTGGGGTCGCTGCCGTAGTTGGTCGACGGAAACTGTGAATCGAGGGTGGTGTCGGCGGTCGCGCCGAAGGTGAGCAGCACGGGGGCGCACTGGCTGTCGTGCGGCCGTGGCGCGTCCGGCGGCCGGCCGTCTCTGCGCCCCGGGTCCCCGGCCGCAGGCTCCACGAGCCCCTCGGGATCGGGCAACAGAACCCGGCATGCGGAGAGCGCCAGCGCGGCACAGCCGAGGCCGATCACCAGCCTCGGCCGCCAGTGCACCGATCCGTCCTCAGGAAGCATGGTCCATGGCTACAGCCGACAATACCTCAACGGCT
It includes:
- a CDS encoding serine/threonine protein kinase, with translation MPCLDENQVLQYVGGFLSAAEEQVIDGHLATCDECRALVSAGGVAALDELDSWDDLTRTASASFAAGSSPVLLEGRVKKEVHKDTYVLERLIGRGGFGVVYEASHLRLERRFAIKFLYRRWAANAEAVARMKREAEITSRLSHPNIVEIVDFNYSDDGTPFIVMELLQGESLAERLKRVGTISDLAEVAGTILPVIAALTAAHEKGIVHRDLKPSNIFLCRGPEAQEIVKVVDFGIAKISAPVRATGRKRPAEEITRIRSVIGTPKYMSPEQALGRSSEVDRRADIFALGAILFRMLSGVAPFEGATAEETMDRVARGQPLENDRWRAVPRTQREAILRALSKDPDKRQQSARQLGEELALSSFVEGPRATISATENVHRRPGKGLPHHRRLLLATLSATVAVGAVASYVAVSRRDRVPQKAPVVARAAPDALAADGSLGAIRVPEVRRDAAATHAANDGLVRGPSVEARRPPSRSARSSPRHSRHLAGPRAWGSMIIQSKLKETGQYLWAEVFLDGKHVGQTAMTLEKVSEGLHKVEVRRAGYLSSLRRARVRPGKKTVVRFELERAGPAQ
- a CDS encoding sigma-70 family RNA polymerase sigma factor; translated protein: MSARPPMDASFWELLDEPVRSQIRSSAQLTSLLGEAIARAESGDSWSIPDRPRWYRYLAARLPQTAELEQALRGWRTEDLRFCQACAEGDIEAVTAFHAHYLPVIASTLHRLRLKDPLKEEVQDQLVIELLVGAGDRPPSITTYHGLGKLSQWLRVVTSRVARRALGQEKRTVPSSELLADKLVDHRTGVELSRSKQVYLIAFREAFRQAIGALDARAMNLLKQRYVDELSLQQVGAIYRVHHSTALRWLVEIKRTLLQRTRQGMGERLRIPDEEWSTIFRLIQDDLDVSLRTFFRRESPPDAGPRDE
- a CDS encoding DNRLRE domain-containing protein: MHWRPRLVIGLGCAALALSACRVLLPDPEGLVEPAAGDPGRRDGRPPDAPRPHDSQCAPVLLTFGATADTTLDSQFPSTNYGSDPKLQVDSAYPVQSLIRFEVAGISGPAARVQVRLNVTNATVDGPEFYATSSSWLESAVTWNTRPPPTGPLLANLGQTNLGDVTVDLGGAVKGNGPFTLLLAPNSDDAVDFQSRETSNGPVLLVTACRPPDAR